A segment of the Nitrospinota bacterium genome:
ACCGGGGAAACTTATCTACCAAACATGGTCCCAGCCATTAGGTGCGACACAGTTTTCCCCGGTTTCCACTTAATGAAATTCTACGATTTCCAAGATACAAGGTGCGACACTCTTGTCGCACAATCGGCCCGGCGGGCCGATCCCTCTTGGCGCTCCGCGCCAATGTGCGACAGGAATGTATCTACCGGGGGAAAAGGGGACTGCTCAGTTTCCCCGCTTCAGGCAGCAGGTTTGCGGTGGCCGAGCGCGGTGATGTCCACCCGCAGGTGTTGCAGCAAAAAGAGGCCGGGCGCGGCGGTGGCGGCGGCGAAGAAAAAGAACTCCCCCCAGCCGGCCATCGCCACGATGTAGCCGGAGGTGGGGGTGATGAATACCCGCGCCAGCGCCGATAGCGACGAGAGCAGCGCATATTGCGTGGCGCTGAAATCCAGGTTGCACAGCGCCATCAGCAGCGCCACGAAGGCGGCGGTGCCCATGCCGCCGCAGAGGTTTTCCAGCCCCACGGCGAAGACCATCATCTCCCAGCTTTTTCCCATGTACGCCAGCGGCACGAAGGCAAGGATTGATACCCCCTGCAAAATGCCGAAGGTCATCAGCGCGCGGTACAGCCCCATCCGCACCATCAGCGAGCCGCCAAACATCGCCCCTATGATTACCGCCGCCATGCCGAATCCTTTGTTAACCACGCCCACTTCCGCCGCGGTGAATCCCGCGCCCCGGATGAGGAAGGCGGTGGTCATGGTGCCGGCGTAGGCATCGCCCAGTTTATACAGGACGATTAATAGCAAGATAAGACCCGCGCGGGGGCGGCTGAAAAAATCCCGCAGCGGGCCGGTCACCGCCGCGCCAAGCGTTTTCGGCGGGTGGATGCCGTTGTGCGGTTCGGGGGCGGCCAGCGCCGCCAGCATCCCGATCCCCATGACGAGCGCCATCAGCAGGTAGACCGCGTGCCAGCCGATTTGAACCGAGAGGATCATCGCCAGCGCGCCGGAGACCAGCATCCCGATCCGGTAGCCGGTGACGAAGACCGCCACCCCCGCGCCGCGTTCCTCTTCCTGGAGGATGTCGGTGCGGTATGCGTCGATGACGATATCCTGCGATGCGGAGAAGAAGGCGGTGCAGAGCGCCACGGCGGCGAGCGCCAGCGGGGAGCGGGCCGGGTCGCCGGATGCCATCGCCGCGATGCAGAGCATCAGCCCCGCTTGCGTCAGCAGCATCCAGCCGCGCCGCCGGCCGAAGAGCGGCGGCGTGAAGCGGTCCATCAGCGGCGACCAGAGGAATTTGAGGGTGTAAGGGACGCCCATCAGCGCGAAGAGGCCGATGGTTTTTATATTGACGCCGCTTACCGCCATCCACGCCTGCAGCGTGCCGGAGGTGAGCGCCAACGGCAGCCCGCTGGCAAAGCCGAGCAGCAGCATCACCGCCATCGTGCGGCTGATGAATACCTGCAGATAGGGGGAAAGCGTCTTGCGCATGGTCTCACAGTTATAGCGGAAATGGGGGGCGTGGCGATAGCGCGGAATTGCGCCGCCGGGAGTTTTCTCCCGGCTTCCTCTAAATCAGGAGGCTAACATGGTATAGTATTCGTTCATTACACATGCCGAGACAATCGGAAGAAGGGGAATTAAAATATGTTGTTAAATAAAACGAGTTCGTCCGCCATTGCGCGGCTGTTTGCAACCATCATCCAGGATCTTCTGCAAAAGACGGCCGGAAAGAAATTCCACATTTCCAACACCATCATGCAGATACCGGGCATCAAGCTGAGCGGCGATATCAGCTCGTTCGTCACCTTTTACGGCGACTATAACGGCCTGATGGTTCTCAACTTTGAGGGGCCGGCCGCGCTGGAAGTGGTGCGTTCGATGCTCCTTGGAATGGGATTGGGCGAGGAAGACCTCCCCACATCCCACACCAGCGACGAAGTGCGCAACAACGTGGGGGAATTGACCAACCAGGCCATCGGCAAGGTGCGCAGCGTGATACAGCAGAAGTACGATATCGCCGCCAAGGCGAACATCCCGGCCGTGGTGCCGATCACCGTGCCGCTGG
Coding sequences within it:
- a CDS encoding MFS transporter produces the protein MRKTLSPYLQVFISRTMAVMLLLGFASGLPLALTSGTLQAWMAVSGVNIKTIGLFALMGVPYTLKFLWSPLMDRFTPPLFGRRRGWMLLTQAGLMLCIAAMASGDPARSPLALAAVALCTAFFSASQDIVIDAYRTDILQEEERGAGVAVFVTGYRIGMLVSGALAMILSVQIGWHAVYLLMALVMGIGMLAALAAPEPHNGIHPPKTLGAAVTGPLRDFFSRPRAGLILLLIVLYKLGDAYAGTMTTAFLIRGAGFTAAEVGVVNKGFGMAAVIIGAMFGGSLMVRMGLYRALMTFGILQGVSILAFVPLAYMGKSWEMMVFAVGLENLCGGMGTAAFVALLMALCNLDFSATQYALLSSLSALARVFITPTSGYIVAMAGWGEFFFFAAATAAPGLFLLQHLRVDITALGHRKPAA
- a CDS encoding DUF3334 family protein, with the protein product MLLNKTSSSAIARLFATIIQDLLQKTAGKKFHISNTIMQIPGIKLSGDISSFVTFYGDYNGLMVLNFEGPAALEVVRSMLLGMGLGEEDLPTSHTSDEVRNNVGELTNQAIGKVRSVIQQKYDIAAKANIPAVVPITVPLELTMETKGHSETECLRVVFTTEKNNRFYMELAIEPMLWRPLNEPGDKL